Proteins encoded by one window of Shewanella avicenniae:
- the lptG gene encoding LPS export ABC transporter permease LptG, which yields MKILDWYIARTLLSSSALCLLVLTGLSSIIKWVDQLRLVGRGSYSMLDAAMYVLYLVPRDIELFFPMSVLLGALIGMGMLASSSELVVMQASGMSRFQITRSAMKTAVPLMLMIMALGEWGAPAAEMKAKELKATKISDGKLIKSHRGVWARDGNMFINIGRIESVDHLGDLTLYAFDDALHLQYVIHAKDAFYQGDAWTLQEAQRSAIEDDQVVFQNSATQRWESSLTPDKLSVVSINPDALSIQGLVDYIDYLSINNQDASRYRLAFWHKLIQPLTVAVMILVALSFVFGPLRSQTMGARIVLGVIAGFVFYICNEIFGPLTLVYNLPSIIGAIMPSLLFSSVALYYIRK from the coding sequence ATGAAAATTTTGGATTGGTACATCGCCCGCACGCTGCTGAGTTCATCGGCCTTATGTTTGTTAGTGCTGACAGGGCTGTCGAGCATTATTAAGTGGGTTGACCAGCTGCGCCTAGTTGGCCGCGGTAGCTACAGTATGCTTGATGCGGCGATGTACGTGCTGTATTTGGTGCCGCGCGACATCGAACTGTTTTTCCCCATGTCAGTGCTGTTAGGGGCACTTATTGGCATGGGCATGCTGGCCTCAAGTTCTGAGTTGGTGGTGATGCAAGCCTCGGGCATGTCGCGCTTTCAAATTACCCGTTCAGCGATGAAAACAGCGGTGCCGTTAATGCTAATGATTATGGCGTTAGGCGAGTGGGGCGCGCCTGCCGCTGAGATGAAAGCGAAAGAACTCAAAGCAACCAAGATTTCTGATGGTAAATTGATTAAGTCTCATCGTGGTGTGTGGGCGCGCGATGGCAATATGTTTATCAATATTGGCCGGATTGAAAGTGTTGATCACTTAGGTGATTTGACCTTGTATGCCTTTGATGACGCCTTGCATTTACAGTATGTAATTCATGCTAAAGATGCGTTTTATCAAGGTGATGCGTGGACCTTGCAAGAGGCACAACGCTCAGCGATTGAAGACGATCAAGTGGTGTTCCAAAATAGCGCTACCCAGCGGTGGGAGTCATCGTTAACCCCTGACAAGCTCAGTGTGGTGTCAATCAACCCTGATGCACTGTCGATTCAAGGCTTGGTGGATTACATCGATTATCTCAGTATCAACAACCAAGATGCGAGCCGCTATCGCTTGGCGTTTTGGCACAAATTGATTCAACCGTTAACCGTGGCGGTGATGATTTTGGTGGCGCTCTCGTTTGTGTTTGGTCCGCTGCGTTCACAAACCATGGGCGCGCGCATTGTGCTTGGGGTTATTGCCGGGTTTGTGTTCTATATTTGCAACGAAATTTTTGGCCCATTGACGCTTGTCTATAACCTGCCATCAATTATCGGTGCGATTATGCCAAGTCTGCTATTTTCATCCGTCGCCCTGTATTACATCCGCAAGTAA
- a CDS encoding RDD family protein produces the protein MTARPNYQLAGLPRAGFLPRTAAAIYDALLAVAIYALAGIIGIAMIAVLNQLGWIELADNTELALALQQTPVIHGIYQLWLLCCVVAFYSYFWSRSGQTLGMKAWRLRLQHPNGQNLSPITAIARCFWSLLGLGNLLLLISAQHLALQDRLCNSEVVRLPK, from the coding sequence GTGACGGCAAGGCCTAACTATCAGTTAGCTGGCTTACCTCGAGCAGGCTTTTTACCTCGCACCGCAGCAGCGATTTATGATGCGCTGCTTGCAGTCGCGATTTACGCGCTTGCAGGCATCATAGGTATAGCAATGATTGCAGTGCTGAATCAGCTGGGTTGGATCGAGTTAGCCGACAACACAGAACTGGCGCTCGCGCTGCAACAGACGCCCGTCATCCATGGCATCTATCAACTCTGGTTGCTGTGCTGTGTGGTCGCTTTTTACAGCTATTTTTGGAGCCGCAGCGGCCAGACACTCGGCATGAAAGCATGGCGTTTACGGCTACAACATCCCAACGGCCAAAACCTCAGTCCAATTACCGCGATTGCGCGCTGCTTTTGGAGCCTGCTCGGCCTCGGCAATCTCCTACTGCTAATCAGCGCGCAGCATCTGGCACTGCAAGATAGACTGTGTAACAGCGAAGTGGTACGACTGCCAAAATAG
- a CDS encoding DUF2960 domain-containing protein gives MARQVAYIFKGEAKVINFSYDKYHDIFEAVAAAEGIDLTRFLAMEQQVAMTAKGKGAVRSYRLTEFQRMGFTDVRLLRDEESSDGKA, from the coding sequence ATGGCGCGGCAAGTTGCATACATTTTTAAAGGCGAAGCCAAGGTCATCAATTTTAGCTACGACAAGTACCACGATATCTTTGAAGCGGTTGCAGCCGCAGAAGGCATCGATTTGACCCGTTTTCTCGCAATGGAGCAACAAGTGGCCATGACCGCAAAAGGCAAAGGTGCAGTGCGCAGCTATCGCCTGACCGAGTTCCAACGCATGGGCTTCACCGACGTGCGCTTATTAAGAGATGAAGAAAGCAGTGACGGCAAGGCCTAA
- a CDS encoding GNAT family N-acetyltransferase — MLRVIKPSDWPTIAYIQQTCYPHALLESVAVLQNKQQLAPHCCFVFEHQQQTVGYCFAHPWIDNQAPSLHQALAPNDAASTLYLHDVALLPQGRGQGLVHQLLHHLEQFTRISRYCSLSLVAVAGADRYWQKLGFTPCSISKDLNIYGDKAQYMRRELSD; from the coding sequence ATGTTGAGAGTTATCAAGCCTTCTGATTGGCCAACCATCGCCTACATTCAGCAAACTTGCTACCCCCACGCCTTACTTGAATCGGTTGCTGTATTGCAAAATAAACAACAGCTTGCGCCGCACTGTTGCTTTGTCTTTGAACATCAACAGCAAACTGTGGGGTATTGCTTCGCACATCCTTGGATAGACAACCAAGCTCCATCGTTACATCAGGCATTGGCACCCAATGATGCAGCCTCCACCTTATATTTGCACGATGTTGCGCTATTGCCACAGGGACGAGGTCAGGGCTTGGTGCATCAGCTACTGCATCACCTAGAGCAGTTTACCCGCATTAGCCGATATTGTTCGCTGAGTTTAGTAGCGGTTGCCGGCGCTGATCGTTACTGGCAAAAGTTAGGTTTTACGCCTTGCTCAATTAGCAAAGATCTCAACATCTACGGTGATAAAGCGCAGTATATGCGCCGCGAGTTAAGCGATTAA